A single window of Doryrhamphus excisus isolate RoL2022-K1 chromosome 5, RoL_Dexc_1.0, whole genome shotgun sequence DNA harbors:
- the LOC131129767 gene encoding lipoprotein lipase-like yields MGKENIRFLTAWIILGKILATFCSDPEHTTTNVYVNDTTTPPFLPTTTEWIRDYTDIVSKFSLRTADIPDDDMCYLVAGRPESIQECEFNPDAQTFVIIHGWTVTGMFESWVPKLVSALYEREPSANVIVVDWLTRASQHYPTSAAYTKLVGRDVAKFITWIQKELPLPWEKIHLLGYSLGAHVAGIAGDLTGHKISRITGLDPAGPTFEHAEDQDTLSRDDAQFVDVLHTNTRGSPGRSIGIQKAVGHIDIYPNGGTFQPGCNIQNTLMGIALEGIKGLQNMDQLVKCSHERSIHLFIDSLLNTEQQSVAFRCNSKEAFNKGLCLSCRKNRCNKIGYNINRVRTTRSAKMYLKTREMMPYKVFHYQVKMHLFSKDSLSFTEQPIKVSLYGTHGEKEDIPRVLPVMNGNTSLSFLITTDVDMGDLMMVKLRWEKDAIISWSDWWGSSKFHVRKLRVKSGETQSKIIFRAKEGDFTELLRGGEAAVFVKFKEDNMSRKEKLMHKMKTQGSLFDQNNA; encoded by the exons ATGGGAAAAGAAAATATACGTTTTCTCACTGCTTGGATCATTTTGGGAAAAATCTTGGCTACTTTTTGTTCTGACCCTGAACACACCACCACTAATGTCTATG TGAACGACACCACCACCCCTCCCTTCCTGCCCACCACCACTGAATGGATCAGGGACTACACTGACATCGTGTCCAAGTTCTCCCTGCGCACGGCCGACATTCCAGATGACGACATGTGCTACCTGGTGGCCGGCAGGCCCGAAAGCATCCAAGAGTGTGAATTCAACCCTGACGCGCAAACCTTTGTCATCATCCACGGCTGGACG GTGACGGGCATGTTTGAGAGCTGGGTGCCCAAGCTGGTGTCGGCTCTCTACGAGCGTGAGCCCAGCGCCAACGTGATCGTGGTGGACTGGCTGACGCGGGCCAGTCAGCACTACCCCACCTCTGCCGCCTATACCAAGCTCGTGGGCCGAGACGTGGCCAAGTTTATCACCTGGATTCAG AAAGAGCTGCCGCTGCCTTGGGAGAAGATCCATCTGCTGGGTTACAGTCTGGGGGCACATGTGGCCGGAATTGCCGGAGACCTCACCGGCCACAAGATCAGCAGAATCACGG GACTGGATCCCGCTGGTCCCACCTTCGAGCACGCAGAGGACCAGGACACCCTGTCCAGAGACGACGCCCAGTTTGTGGACGTCCTGCACACCAACACCCGAGGCTCACCGGGCCGCAGCATTGGCATCCAGAAGGCGGTGGGACACATCGACATTTACCCCAACGGGGGTACCTTCCAGCCGGGCTGCAACATTCAGAACACCCTGATGGGCATCGCACTGGAAGGCATCAAGGGCCTACAAA ACATGGACCAACTGGTGAAGTGTTCCCACGAGCGCTCCATCCACCTGTTCATCGACTCGCTGCTGAACACGGAGCAGCAGAGCGTGGCCTTCCGCTGCAACTCCAAGGAGGCCTTCAACAAGGGCCTGTGCCTCAGCTGCCGCAAGAACCGCTGCAACAAGATCGGCTACAACATCAACAGGGTGCGCACCACGCGCAGCGCCAAGATGTACCTGAAGACTCGGGAGATGATGCCGTACAAAG TTTTCCACTACCAAGTCAAGATGCATCTGTTCAGCAAGGACAGCCTGAGCTTCACTGAGCAGCCCATCAAAGTGTCCTTGTACGGCACCCACGGAGAGAAGGAGGACATCCCTCGAGTCCT GCCCGTCATGAACGGCAACACCTCCTTGTCCTTCCTCATCACCACCGATGTGGACATGGGCGACCTGATGATGGTCAAGCTGCGCTGGGAGAAGGACGCCATCATCAGCTGGTCGGACTGGTGGGGCAGTAGCAAATTCCACGTTCGCAAACTACGTGTCAAGTCCGGGGAGACCCAGTCCAA GATCATCTTCCGTGCCAAGGAAGGCGACTTCACTGAGCTGCTGAGAGGTGGAGAAGCTGCCGTGTTTGTCAAGTTCAAAGAAGACAACATGAGCCGCAAAGAAAAACT GATGCACAAGATGAAAACGCAGGGTAGTCTCTTTGATCAGAACAACGCCTGA